The following nucleotide sequence is from Clostridia bacterium.
CGCTGAGGTCCACCGCTGTTCCCCGGTGGGTAACACCTATTGGCCTTCCCATGTCTGCCTCATCCTTAAGTACGGCGTACCACACGTGCAAGTGAACTCGGGCGCGGACGTAATCCCGCAATTGGATTCGCTTCAGGTTGGAAACGCCCACAAATCGCCAGATCGAACCAGATTGCGGTTGCCGCTCAAGTAAGCGAGCCTTGAAGACATAGCGAGCACGTTCGGTATAGACAACTAAGCCCAACTCTGTTCCGTTAGGTGGTATTAAGGACTCCTCGGGCAACCGCGAGGTAACGCGTACTTCGAACTCATTACCTTGGACCAGCCTGATGAATCCCCAACCCAAAGGGCGCTCTCCATACCACAGATCCGCTGTTCTGCCAGGCTCAACTACTTTTCCAAGTTCCTTAACTTCCTCACTCACGCAGTGTTCCCCCTGCTTAGCCAGCCCCAGATCCTAGCTACCAAGTTGGGCCGCGCCTCGTGATTATCCGTTAACGGCGAGTGAGATCCTAGCTTCCAAGCAATCCGCTGTATGTCTTGATAGGCTGAGCATTGTGGATAAAGCAATCCCACCGGTTGTTGCTGGCGAACTGCCTGTCCCACCTTGAAATCCTCGGATATACCACCCAACAAGGAAACTTCTGCCCCTAAGAATTCCCGGCTAACCTTCTGTATTCTCTGGGCCACCCGGGTTGCTTCCGCAAACCCCGACACCCGGTTTATTACTAATCCGACCTTGGCCCAAGGTTTAGCTTGCTTGATTGCCTTAAGCATGGCATAACCATCAGCCAAGGAAGTAGGCTCAGGAGTCAAGACAATTATCACTTCTTCTGCCGCCAACACAAAAGCTAAAACATTGCGCCCTATACCTGCCCCGGTATCAATGATCAGGACATCCGCCTGCGATTCTAAAGTGGCTATTTCTCGCAACAGCTTTTCCCTCTGATAACTATCCAAGTCAGCCATTTCCTGTAGACCAGCCCCACCTGGCACGATGAGAGTCCCCAATGGTCCTGGGATAGAAATATCCATCAGCGAGTAGCAACCATATATCACATCCCGCAAGTTATAACGGGGGGTAACTCCTAGCAACACCTCGATATTAGCTAAGCCTATGTCAGCAT
It contains:
- a CDS encoding PilZ domain-containing protein; translated protein: MSEEVKELGKVVEPGRTADLWYGERPLGWGFIRLVQGNEFEVRVTSRLPEESLIPPNGTELGLVVYTERARYVFKARLLERQPQSGSIWRFVGVSNLKRIQLRDYVRARVHLHVWYAVLKDEADMGRPIGVTHRGTAVDLSGGGMNLVVKENIPVGSALWLRFNLPGLQVETMGRVRRSQKLGLSAGFSLGIEFEGLLERVRDRIIGYTFQRIIEEQRRRIQLSEE
- a CDS encoding MinD/ParA family protein, whose translation is MRDQAEHLRALMGNNNNACRTIAITSGKGGVGKSNLALNLALALAQLGKRVALLDADIGLANIEVLLGVTPRYNLRDVIYGCYSLMDISIPGPLGTLIVPGGAGLQEMADLDSYQREKLLREIATLESQADVLIIDTGAGIGRNVLAFVLAAEEVIIVLTPEPTSLADGYAMLKAIKQAKPWAKVGLVINRVSGFAEATRVAQRIQKVSREFLGAEVSLLGGISEDFKVGQAVRQQQPVGLLYPQCSAYQDIQRIAWKLGSHSPLTDNHEARPNLVARIWGWLSRGNTA